CTGTTTGTTTTCATAAGAAAACGACATTAAAAAAATTTTTTGTTAAGATAATTCATTGGGATAATATAAGCCTCTTTGATATTGAGAGTTAAGAGGAATCCCTCAAAAAAAAATTTGAGACTCAGACAAATAAGCGGATGAAGAGATTCGAACTCTCGACCCTCTCCTTGGCAAGGAGATGCTCTACCACTGAGCTACATCCGCAAGGAATGGAATCAACCATTCACAGTTCTCATAATGCACCATGAGAGGCCTTTTGGTCAAGGCAACCGCTGCAGAGAAAACAATTACTTCACCTTGCAAAAATTTATCAGTGTAAATCTAGTAAAAAAGAAATAAAAGAAGACTCTACTCAAGATCAAGCATAGTTTAACCTCAGAATGAAAAGATGATCCGAAATGACTTGTTCCAACCAATCGCGGCCTAACTACGATATTTACATTGGAAATCTTATATTGCATGAGTGATGCTAAAATTGAAATAGAAGTTCCCAGACTATCGAAATTAGGTGATAGTCTGAGTAATTGTTCGATATCTTTGGAATAACATTTCATTCCAGATGTAAGGTCGTTGATACCAAGGAGATAATGAGATAGAAATGAAAAGAATAATTCTGAATTTCGCGGAAAAGACTTCCTACACCCAATTACCATGTCAAAGTTATTATCTTTCAGACGAGAAGCAAGAATTGGAATAAAGTCAACTATGTGTTGACCATCTGCATCTAGAGTTATCACAAGATCCGCAGAGTAAATATCAAATGCATATCGAATTCCCTTCATTATTGAATAATGATATCCAATATTTTTTGAATTTGAAATCACAACTGCTCCCGCTGTCTCTGAAATAAATGCGGTTTTGTCCTCACTGAAATCGTCGACTACAATTACATGATCGACATGACACAGTGCCTGGGAGACAACTGAATAGATAGTCTTTGCTTCGTTAAAAGCTGGAATTACAGCAACTTTCATAAATTAAAAAATATATTCTAATTTAATTGTCTCTCCTTTTGGAATAAATATAGATGTACGGTGGCCTACAACCAAAGACGATGAACTCGGTGCAAGAGCATCTTTAGGACAAGGACGAAGAAATTCAACCATTGATTCTTGAATTATCGAATTAGCTTCAATATCACAATTTGCTCTTATGGCCCGTCGTTGAACAATAGAAGGATTAATTTCGTTATCTTCTATACGTTTAACGCCATCTCCAATTGAACGATGGAGTAAATAAGAAGCTTCCACCATGCTTTCCCACGCAGAAGGAGACATTGAGAAGGAATGATCAGGACCTTTGCGGTTGTTATCATCAGTAAAGTGTTTTTCTATAACCTGAGCACCAAGTGTAATAGCTCCAAGCACTGAAATATGACCAGGTGTATGGTCAGAAATCCCAAGAGTAATTCCTGGAAAAGAATTTTTATATGTTGTCAATACTGAAAGGTTTAAGTAATCAAAGTTACTTAAACATCCTGTATAATTAGTATTGCATTGCATTAATATAATTTTTTTAGTATGTTGAAGTACGGTATTAACTGCTTGACAAACCTCCGTAAAGTTTGATGCTCCAGTAGCTATAGCTATTGGTTTACCTAGCTGTGACACCTTTGATATTAAATCAAGCCAAGTAATATCTCCGGAACCAATTTTCCAGCAAGCAACATATTGATTCAGAAATTCTAAAATTGATATATCATATGGAGTTGTCATATAGCTGATACCGCATTCCTTACAGTAAGAATGAAGTTCTTCAGTCCATTCGAGAGACAAAGATGCTTTGTCATATACGTCAAAAACAGACTCTGTCCATTCAGCTTGATGAGATAAAATGCTATTTGGTAGTTGTTTGAATCCTAAATCGGAAACAATAGAATGCGCAAAGAAATTTTGAAATTTTGCAGCATCTGCACCTGACTCAGCAGCAGTTTTGATTAATGCTTTTGCTCTTTTGAGAGAAGAATCATGGTTGGCACCAATGTCAGCTATGAAATATAAAGGATTATCAGAATCAAATAAATACATATTATTCAATCAGGAGAAATATTTGAAAAGGTAAGCGATTTTAACACATCGATAGTGTCTGGCATATTCTTTTTGAGAATACTTTCAATAAATGAACAGTCTAGGCCCAAACTATTTGATCTTCGTGGCAATAGCTTTACAACTGATCCAATAGAGACATTAGTGAAGTCAAGATTTAGGAAATTCGAAAGCTCAAGACCAAATTCGTATTTGGAAATACATTGATTGCTTGATAAGTTCAATAAACCTCTGAATTCACACTCTAACAAAAGAAGAGAGTTATGTACAAAGCAATCTGCATCAATGGTGGAGGTAAAGAAATCATCAAACAGTATAATTGGCTCATTATTCATCAGTGAAAATAGCAACCATTCAATAAATGTTGATGATGAACCGTTTCGATAGCCTGTTACGTTAGTTCTTAATACTATTGTGTTAGGAAATTTAAGAGCATTAAGTTCACCTAAGTGTTTTGAGTAAGCGTAGTTGTTATTAATTACAATTGGATGATCTTCAGGATGAAGATAATTACCGTCACCTGAAAAAAAATGATCTGTAGAAATATGCATTAGAATAGATCCTACTTTTTCACATATAGAAGCCAAACATAACACCAGATCTGAATTTACTCGCATAGCCAGAGATGGAAATCTTTCACAATAATCTAGAGAGACGATTGCTGCACAATTAATTACAGCACTATATTTATTGTCTATTATAAGTTTCTCTATCTCAGCAAAACTATGAAGCAAGTCAATGCAGTAAGACGATCCAATGTTGCGAGATATTGTATGGTAAGGTATATTATTTAAAGAGAGATGCCTAACATAAGAACTTCCTAGCATTCCCGTAGATCCTATTACAAGTATCATAATTAAAATAGGTACATGCTATAAAAGGCGTTATGCTATCATAATAAAACCAACTTATAGAATGTTGTGAGAGTTTTGCATATTGGTGCGGGGACTATTGATGATGAGATAAGAGATTATCAAAGATGTGGCGTAACCGATATTACTTATGTAGAATGTGAAGAAGAGCTAATTAATAAGTGCTTAGTGCAGTTTCAATTACTAAGAGACGAGTGTCTAAATATTGAAGGACGTGTCATTCCTTATGCATGTTCAGAATACTCATGGGAAAAAAAAATTTTCTACACTAATGGATTTGGACAATCGTCGTGTAAAAAACCAACTGATCTCACAAAAAGTTGGGCAAAAAGCAAAGATTTTCAAATCAAGGAAGTATATACTATTAATATAGCAAAATTAAAGTCAAAAGATCCATATGATTTTCTATCGATTGATATTCAAGGCGGTGAGCTTGATCTTTTGAGAGGCTTGAAAGATTTCGAACTCAAAACTCTTTCGCAGATAGTAGATATAGAAATACAAACGACCAACATGCAATATGATGTCACAGAAAAAGCATCGAAAGAAATCGAAACTATTCTTGAAAATCAGGGTTTTATACCATTAATTCATGGCTGCGGGTTGACGGAGTCATTTATTTTTGTGCATAAATCACTATTATTAAATAACTATATAAAATTTAGGAATATAGTCAAGCACGCAATAAGTGAAAATAATTTATTGGTATTACACCCTAATATTGGCAGATTAGGTTCAATACATGAAGATAACGCAGAGAATATTTTAAAAAATCGAGAAAATTTTCTGATTTCAAATTTTACTCCTGGATTAATCAAAGGTTCACATTATCCAAGAATAAGAGACAAGTTAATTCAGTTAATCTTAAAAGATATTAGCAGGAGTCAAAATGAAAATAAAAAATAATTCAATGCAGAGGATAACTTCACCATTAATGCATGAAAATGTTCAGTTGATAACTGATATAAATTTAGCTAATCGACAAAAAACTCAAAAAATAAATATTGTAGGCAACGGACCTTCACTTTTAAGTAGTTTTGATCTACTAGATCAAAGCAACGATACTTTGGGCTTTAGTGCTTTGATCTATAGTAAAATAAAGTTGCGATACTTTATATTTGAGCCATTATTTGCCCTTAATAATGATGATAAAGAGAGTTCAGAGTTCAAGAGGGTCAATAATTTATTGGATACTATATTCTGTTCACAAATAGGATCAATAATTGACAAGCATGAGGCTACAGACGTGACATACTTCGTAAATAATCAGGTCATTACTAATCAATATGGATATATATCCTTCCCAAAGAAGAAAAAACTGTATCTCCCTACGTATTTTTATATTAATGAATCTACTGATTCGGCAATGCTTTATTGTCTTAAAAAGTATATCGAAAGTAAAACTTCAGACCCATTAAATTTCCGAGGCAGCATGAATAGAGCTATCTCAATTGCCTATTTAATGAATTATCAATGCATAAATATTTTTGGTCTAGACCCAAGTACACCCCTTTCTTGGTATCACGAAGACGAAAGAGACAAAATCTTACAAAAGGAGATTGTAGTAACCGACTATTTTAATGCTTGGCGAGACATGCGCATTAAAAATCTAAAAGAGTTTGATGTTAGAAAATCCGAATTTAGTCTAATTAAAAGCTTATTTTATACAATATATGTAATGAATAAGCTATTCAAAGCAAAAGGTTTAAATATTCCAAAGATTAACATTGTAACCTCTGATCCTATCGTTATAAATTGCTGTTCCTTCTTTTGCGGTGATATTAGTAATGTGTCGATTAACCGTTTGTAGAAAAATGTTAAATCCTATATTAGATGACATGTTTTTAGGGATAGTACATTATACAAAATTATTGAGTCGAAAGAAAAACATATCTATTCTTGCTGAAAGCCTACTCTATAAAGACTATATGATCTCTATTGAACAGGAAGTTGACAATAAATCGGCTTTGAATTTAGATAATTTAAAAAAACAGACCCTCTCGCAAACAAATGATATCAGAGATTTACTATATAAAAATCTTGCGACAATCAATTTCTTTGAATGTACGTATATCGAGCAATTATACCAACAAGATTGGAAACTCGAATTGATAAAAAAACATCTAAATGGTATAGATTGGGGGAAAATAGCACTAAATAGTTTGTCGCATAAGAATATTGATCTAACACATCAGCATTATGCTATATTTGAAGCCTTTTTAAGAAGCAATTGTAATTACTGTTTGGTTTTAGAAGATGATTCTTATATAAACACAGGAATATCACATATCAACGAAAGTCTTTATCAGGTAGTTGAACATGCTGAAAATAATTTATATAATGAACCATTCTTTATTGATCTCAGTCAATCACTTGGTATTAAGCCACTCAATAAACCACCAGATACTTATATTTGGCAAGCTACACCGGGATTTTCGCAATGCACATCTGCATACATGATAAATAGAAATTGCTCACAAAAATTCCTAAAAGAATCAAAAACAAAGGTTTTACCAATTGACTGGCATATAAGCAGAATAATGAAGAAAAATAATATTTTGTGTTATAGTGTATGGGAATCTCTGTTTTTGCAAGGATCTATGACAGAAGTTTATCGAAGCAATTCACAATATAGGGCTAATGATTAGATCTAATATTATAAAACCTGGTGTTGATCCAAGTGGACGTCTCGGACATCAATTTTTTAATATCTTGCCAGCAATAATTTTAGCCGAAATAACCAATTCACATTTTAATGCATCTTTTCTAGGTGTTTGCACCCATTGGAACAATATTTTTAGTTTTCAACGCCTTAAGAATTTTTCAGAGATTGATAAGAAATATAATACTGTAAGTCTTCAAAAATTTGATCCTTTCGACATAAAAAAACTAAAAACATTGCTTGATAACTTTATATTTTTACCACCTCAGAAAATATATGAATTGCAATTAAATCAAGACCCAGGCAAATTATTAGCATTAGTCCCGTCGTTTCATGATGAAATTAAGAAATGCCTCAAAATTAGGATACCAAATAGTCAAGATGTTGTTGTACATATGCGAAGGGGGGATGTAACTCTTGATTATGCCAATAGCCTGTATTTAGACGATAAATTTTATCTTAAGATTATTACTACTTTGATTAATCAGGGCGAAAAAGTG
The DNA window shown above is from Synechococcus sp. CC9902 and carries:
- a CDS encoding glycosyltransferase family 2 protein, translating into MKVAVIPAFNEAKTIYSVVSQALCHVDHVIVVDDFSEDKTAFISETAGAVVISNSKNIGYHYSIMKGIRYAFDIYSADLVITLDADGQHIVDFIPILASRLKDNNFDMVIGCRKSFPRNSELFFSFLSHYLLGINDLTSGMKCYSKDIEQLLRLSPNFDSLGTSISILASLMQYKISNVNIVVRPRLVGTSHFGSSFHSEVKLCLILSRVFFYFFFTRFTLINFCKVK
- a CDS encoding N-acetylneuraminate synthase family protein encodes the protein MYLFDSDNPLYFIADIGANHDSSLKRAKALIKTAAESGADAAKFQNFFAHSIVSDLGFKQLPNSILSHQAEWTESVFDVYDKASLSLEWTEELHSYCKECGISYMTTPYDISILEFLNQYVACWKIGSGDITWLDLISKVSQLGKPIAIATGASNFTEVCQAVNTVLQHTKKIILMQCNTNYTGCLSNFDYLNLSVLTTYKNSFPGITLGISDHTPGHISVLGAITLGAQVIEKHFTDDNNRKGPDHSFSMSPSAWESMVEASYLLHRSIGDGVKRIEDNEINPSIVQRRAIRANCDIEANSIIQESMVEFLRPCPKDALAPSSSSLVVGHRTSIFIPKGETIKLEYIF
- a CDS encoding dTDP-4-dehydrorhamnose reductase family protein, which codes for MILVIGSTGMLGSSYVRHLSLNNIPYHTISRNIGSSYCIDLLHSFAEIEKLIIDNKYSAVINCAAIVSLDYCERFPSLAMRVNSDLVLCLASICEKVGSILMHISTDHFFSGDGNYLHPEDHPIVINNNYAYSKHLGELNALKFPNTIVLRTNVTGYRNGSSSTFIEWLLFSLMNNEPIILFDDFFTSTIDADCFVHNSLLLLECEFRGLLNLSSNQCISKYEFGLELSNFLNLDFTNVSIGSVVKLLPRRSNSLGLDCSFIESILKKNMPDTIDVLKSLTFSNISPD
- a CDS encoding FkbM family methyltransferase; protein product: MHIGAGTIDDEIRDYQRCGVTDITYVECEEELINKCLVQFQLLRDECLNIEGRVIPYACSEYSWEKKIFYTNGFGQSSCKKPTDLTKSWAKSKDFQIKEVYTINIAKLKSKDPYDFLSIDIQGGELDLLRGLKDFELKTLSQIVDIEIQTTNMQYDVTEKASKEIETILENQGFIPLIHGCGLTESFIFVHKSLLLNNYIKFRNIVKHAISENNLLVLHPNIGRLGSIHEDNAENILKNRENFLISNFTPGLIKGSHYPRIRDKLIQLILKDISRSQNENKK
- a CDS encoding glycosyltransferase family 25 protein: MFLGIVHYTKLLSRKKNISILAESLLYKDYMISIEQEVDNKSALNLDNLKKQTLSQTNDIRDLLYKNLATINFFECTYIEQLYQQDWKLELIKKHLNGIDWGKIALNSLSHKNIDLTHQHYAIFEAFLRSNCNYCLVLEDDSYINTGISHINESLYQVVEHAENNLYNEPFFIDLSQSLGIKPLNKPPDTYIWQATPGFSQCTSAYMINRNCSQKFLKESKTKVLPIDWHISRIMKKNNILCYSVWESLFLQGSMTEVYRSNSQYRAND